The genomic region AGCGCCTTCACCGATTTGAGCGTCACGGCGGAGCCTAGCGTCGTTTCCAGGTGTCGGGCGATATTGTGAGCGCGGGCAGAAAGCATCACCCGCTGCATGACGTCAGCTCCTCCGCCATTTGTACTGAGCCAAAGCATCGTCGACTCAACCACATGCTCGACGGACAGCCACTCGCCCGTCATGTGCCGCGCAAGTAGGTGCGATGCGACGAGGTAGGCGAGCAATTCGGCGCGAGCGCGCAGGTCCAGATTAAGTGGGTTGCTCATCGCGGAGACGTACCTCCGACACATCGATGTGACATTGTAGACCGGCCACTTGGCGCACGACCATCTTGCACGAAGAGCCAGACCATTGACGGTCGCCGTTCTCAAGCACCGGGCTTGCATTGCCGCGCGTGCAGCGCTTCCCTTGTATTTATAGCGCGACGCACGGCCAACGCTTCCTGTCTTCGGCAATCATCTATATGCGGGGTCCTTGCAATTATTGGCAGCGGAGAACTCGCTCGTCGTCCGTTCCATTCGCCAGATTGCCTTGCCCGCACGTTTCGGATGTTCCGCAAAGTACCGGTTGCGCTCTGAGAAATAACGGTCAATAGCCGCCTTCGCAGCATCGGTGGACGCATAGTCACTGTTGTGGATGATGGCGCGCGCCATCCCACTGAAGACTGACTCGATGACGTTGAGAAACTGGGCACTCGCAGGCAAAGGTGCGAGTTCAAGAATCGGCTGATGACGCAATTGCGCTGACTCATTGAGCTCAGCGATGAACGCCGACAGTTTCTTTGAAAGGTGCCATGAAGCGGCGTCCCACGAGAGATACAGCTTGTGCACATCACCGTACTTTTCGAGCAGGACAGTTGCCATGCGAATCATCTCGTCGGTGTTCTTGGCCCCGGAGTAGAAATGCGTCACCTGGTTGGACGAAAGTTCAAGCGCGGCCGTACAAATCAGACAACCCTTCGATTTCTGCCATTGTGGAACGCTCGGCTGAACATCAGGAGCAGTTAGTGCGCGCCCCGGCTTCATAGTGACGGAGAACGGCCCGAATTCGTCGATGGAGAAGAACCGTTCGTCGGGCTGGAGATTCGCTAGCGTCGACCGGATGTGGTCCAGCTTTTCCTGGTACTTCGAGTCGGTACTCGTGAGAATGACCTTGGCGGATTTCCAGCGATAGCCAGCGCGCCGCATTATAGAGCGGATGGCATCCTTACCAGCATGATGGCCTCGCTCTGCCAGAACGCGGCGCAGGTCGTCCATCTTCCATGTGGTTCGGTTAATGTCCGAAGCAGAGGGCGGCTCGTGCAGAAGCGTGAAGACTGCGCTCTGCAGCGCCTCGCTATCGTCAATGCGGGACCGACTCGCTTTCGCGAACAGCGATTCACATCCGCCAGCTTTGTACGCACGTAGGTAAGTGCTAACAGCCCCGCGGCTGATGGCCAGATGCGTTGCGATTTGACGCGCAGAAAAGCCGGCTTCGTGGGCGAGCGCGGTAAGGGATTTATGGCGCTGGCTTTTTCGCACCGGCAAAAGCATCGTCATCAGTTTGTCCTGTCGCACGCCGTCCCCGCCTTCGGGCGCATAGACGACACCCTGCTCGACCCGGTACATCCAGTTCTGCCATCGCTGCCGGCTTCGCGCCTCGGAATCTGTCGCCGGAGTTTCGATGCCCCACATGCGCAGTCGGCGCCCGACAGCTTCCTCGAACCTGTCATTGCCATCTGCCGCAAACATGTCACGCAAAAACCGCGCTGCCTGGCGTTCGGTGAGCGAACGTACGACGCGTTGAACGCAGGTCCACGGAGCGGTAATTGGCTGGTCGATGACAGGCTGTCGTTCGTTGACGCACTTCCGATGGTAGCCCGGAGGAAATTCGAGACGAACCATTTTGCGAACTGTGTTCCGGCTTATGGCTTCGGCATTGGCGACGTGCCGAACAGATTCACTCTTGATGAGGACGCGCGCGCGTATTCGCGTCCATTCTTTAGTGTCTGAATACATTAGCCGCTTCCTTGCAACGGACGAAACGCCGTACGTCACAATCTTGCGCCTTTGTCCTGCGCTACGTCTACGTCTACGCCGTACGTCACTCTACAGAGCGTTAAAATGAAAGAGCAAAGGGATAGATAGCGAACGGCCCCGACGTTTGCTCGCGCCCGCGTTTTCGAAGGCCAGGAACCGTCGGGCTGACCGCGATGCAGTGGCGGGAGCGGAAGATTGGCGCCGGTTGACAGCGTCTAGTGTCTTCCCCATCATCGGGCACAGCACGAGGAAATCCGCTCATTCCGCACGGCGCTGATGAGATGAACCAGACTGTCCAAAATTCCCGCCCCCGTTTTGTCACCCGGCGTTCGCCGGTGCATGGACGCGGGCTGTTCGCCAACCGCGCCCTCGCCGCTGGAGAACTCATCTGCGAATACAAAGGCGCGCGTGTCGGTTGGCGTGAAGTGCTGCGCCGGTGTGCCCGCGACACCTCAGAATCAGACCATACGTTTTACTTCGATTTGGGCTATGGCACCGTCATCGACGGCGGCGAAGGCGGCAATAACGCACGGTGTGGCTCAATCACGGATGCGTGCCGAATTGCGAAGCCGAAATCCTGGACGGCGAGTGTTTTTCCGCGCGCTGCGGGATATATCGCCGGGTGAAGAGCTGACCATCGACTACGCGCTGTTCGTCGAAGCCCGACACACCGCCGAAATCCGGGAGCGCTTCCGGTGTCACTGCGCCGCACCCGGCTGTCGTGGCACGATGCTGCAGAAACAAATAACCGGCCGCCGGGAGGCTGTGGGATGAATCAGCTCGCTGTACCTTGCACGCAACCACCTGACGACAACTGACCTGAATGGGTGACGCTCCCGCGACGAGTTCACGGGATTGCGCAGGACGTAGTGCACATAGACAATGTCCAACCGACTGCCATTATTCCGGTGCGGCTTTTCACCGACACGATGACCGTCAACTATGCGGATTCACTGGTCGCGATAATATTGCACAGATGTCTGCAGGCGGCATAAGCCGACAGCGACGATTAACCCAGTGCTCCCAGCAGCTTCATGAAGTTGCGCTTGGCGCGATACGTCTGCCGAACGGTCTCGAGTTCATCGGCAAACACAACCTGCTCGTTCAGCTCGGCCCGCAACTTCCCGATGGTGCGCACGATGCCGAACGCTTCGTCATATCGGGCGTTTCGTGTTCCGCTCTCCGCTGCGATTGGGAGCAGGCGGTGATACAGCGCAATAGCGTCGCGCGGATGGGTCTTACCGCGCACGGCCGCCATCGTTGCCCACATGTTTACCGCCACTGGACCTCCGCAAAACGCCTCCCACGCGGTCTCGCTGTCGCGCTCGGCAAGAAAGACCTTGACCAGTTCGGTGCGGCTCGGCGTTTGCCAGTGGCTGGGCTTTGCTTTGGTCGGCGCCTCTTCAGCGCGAACGAGACTCCATAGATGATTGAGCGCGCGCTCACGCGTCGCCTCAAGCCGGGCCGTGGTCCTGGCGACATCCATTAGCGCCGCAAACGCTTCCGCAACGGGGCGCATCTCGAAGCGTTGCCACGCGAATGCATCAGCTTTCGCGTATTCATTGCGACGCAGGTACTCTTGAATGCAGAAATCAAGCAGACGCTGGTCCAGGTTCTGTCCGGATTCCTTGAGACCGCGCTCGCCCCACGCAAGACCATCGTCGTGACGCCCGTGCTTTGCACAAAGCTCTGCGACCAGCAAAAAGCGGTAGGGACTCGACAGGTCCTTCGACCGAATGACAATCAGTGCATCGACATCACCGTCATTTTCCGCGAGCCTCTCCATCGCCCGCTCCAGTCGCATCCGCAGCGGGTCGAACGAGCTACGGAATTCTTTGCTCGGAGCCAGTGGCGGCAGCGCGTCCCACCCCCTCTCAACGAGTTCGCGGTACCTCCGCAGTCCGGTATCGCCTAACGGTTCGACATAAGCTGGCAATACGTCGTAGAACGTGTCCCATACTCCTTCGGTCTGGAAGTGAAAGAGGCGCTCGGCGAGCTTCGTTGGGTCTGGCCGGGTTTGCCGACACGCTTCCAGGTGTACGGCCGCTAGCTCAAGAATCCCTGGCATCACATCCCCGCCAGAATCGTCTATCTGTTCAAGACTCTTCTCCGCGCCGGAAATCGCCAACTCTGCGAGGTCGACCACCTGGGCAGCCTGAGGACCGCCGAGCCGCTGCCGCAGCATGTCCGCGAGCGACATCAGGCCATCGCCATATGCGCCGGCCTCTCGCCAGTCGAGAGGCCGCGAAACGCGCGTCGCCTGACGGACCGCTGTCTTCATGCTCGGCAGGTCACTGGCCGCCGCGGCGCGCGCAGCAAAGAGCAGTCTGTCGCGTAGCGCCATGTCGCGCTCGACTGCTTCCAGCAGGAGTTCGCGCAAGGAGCCTTCGTTCAGCGTCGCAACGTATTCCTGAATCTGCTCCTCGTACGTCTTGCGCTTCTTGCGGGGTTTCGCAGGCTCGACGTCGTTGGCGTGGAACACTTCCTCACCCGTGTTCTCCAGCCACGAAAGTGCGACTGCGACGGCATGCTTGCAGAACATGCCGTCCGCGCCGACCGGGCAGTCGCATTCGTACGTCAGCTCGCCGTCGTCACCTACGGCAAGCTCAACGCTGTACCGATGCGTGCCACGGACATTGGCTCGAAGGACGCCATCTCGCTCCTCGAGGCGCGATACGGCGCCCTCGTGGAAGTACGCCTTGCCGCGAGCGAACGCTTTCGTGTCCACGAGCGACTGGATTTCTTCGAGGGTAAGGACATCGTGAAGCGGAGAAGTGTTGGGCATCGTGCGCCTCTATCGACCTGTGCTACTGACCATTCTAGCCTGACAGCCAAAGCGTCCTTGTTGTAGAACGTCTATGCAGCACCGTGCGTGCTGGAGTCAACGGACGTCGTGTTTTCATCGGACAGTGATTGCGCGCGAAGAAAAAAGCCCTTGTTTTAAGGACTTTTCCGCTTGCGTTGACTGCGAACCGTTGATACGCTTGCCGCCAGCTTAAGTCGACGCATGTGTCGAGCGCTTCGCCTCGAGGTGTTTCGTCTTAAGCGGCTAACCATCCCAAAAAAGGAAACCACATGGCAACAAAGACCGCGAAAGCCCCGGCCAAAAAGGCTGCGACGAAGACCGTAGCGAAGAAGGCTACCGCACCGGTAAAGAAAGCTACTGCCGGGAGCAGCAGCCTGAAGCCGCTGAAGGACACGTTCACGAAGGCGTCGCTAGCGACCCACGTCGCTACGCAAGCAGGCGTCGAGCCGAAGCAGGCAAAGGCCGTCCTGGCAGCACTGGAAGACACTATTCTCGGCGCTGTTCACAAAAAGGGCGCCGGTGAGTTTACGCTGTCGGGCCTTCTTAAAATCGGTGTCCAGCAAGTGCCAGCAAAGAAGAGGCGCTTTGGCAAGGACCCATTCACGGGTGAAGACCGCTGGTTTGATGCCAAGCCGGCGACAGTGCGTTTGAAAGTGCGCCCGCTCAAAAAGCTGAAGGATGCGGCAGCTTAACGACTACGTCGCTGCTTACAGAAGCCCGCTTTCATGCGGGCTTTTTGATGGCATCTCCGACGTAACGCGGTCCGAGCTCGCTACGGTACCTGTGCCCCAATGGCAACCCAACGCCTGCGTGTTCCCCATTGCTGACTGAGCCTTCCGACGTCCGGGACTGCGGTAGGTCAAACGCATACCGCAGCATTGGGTTCACACCTATACTTTCGATGACTTCAACGAATTGAAGTGCGTACCAAATGTCGAATCTTGCCATCAGTTCGCTTCCGCAGGTACAGGCTCGTGCACATCTCATCGCCGACCGGATTGACCTCAAGAACTTCAAAATCACGGATTCACTCGCCACCACGCCTCTGACCGTAACGGTAGGGGGCACTGACGGCATCGCCGTTCTTTTCAGGTACGGCGTCGTCGTGCTTTTTGGTGTGTCGCTTGGTGATGAACAACGGTTTCTCTCCTCGTTAGCTCAGTTGCTGTACAACGCCTACCGGCGACCTCAGCTCGAAGAAATCGCCATCCAGAGCGGCAAGACGAACGTTGGTGTGCAAGGCGGTGCAGTCTGGCTCGACGCGCTGACGTTGGAAAAGGCTCAGGTGATAGCGGACAGCCTCAGTAAAAGCCTTGTGCTGTCGATGTACGAAGACAAGACCGCGAGCGAGTTCGATAGCATCATTCCGTTGGCATCGGAACTGGCAAGAACAGGAAAGGTGAGCGCGGACGCCAAAACGCTACTCTCAAAAATTGGCGGGATGCTCCTAATCGAACACCGCATGGTCGGCCGGGCTGAAATCGGTGACAAGCCGGAGACTCTTTGGGAACACCCGGAGCTCGGCGGCCTCTATGCACTATTGGAGGACGAATACGAACTGCACGAGCGACAAGCCGCGCTTGAACGCAAGCTGCAGCTCATTTCTGGAACTGCGCAAACCCTGGCAGAAATCGCGGAAACCAAGCACGTTCATCGCCTCGAATGGTATGTCATAGGGCTTATTGCCCTTGAAATCGTGATTGGTTTGGCGGACCTGGCGCATAAGTTCTTTTTCTGAGCCATCCACTTGTCTTTCTTCCGCCTTTCTTTCTTTGCGCGTTGAAAGAGTTAGGCCAAGCAATGCTATTCGCTCTGCTTAGCGAATCATGTTGACTTCGGTTTAAAGCAACACATAAAATTCGCGCATCTTCACAAAAGGGGCCGACGCCTTGGAATTCTGTAGTAGTCGACTTTCGAACAGTTTCGCTGCCTGACCGGCAGGACGCCCGCGCTCTCATTCTTAGCCGCCGTCTTGCCAGCAGGCAAACGGTGCGCGCCGCAGTTATCCATCCCGTGTACCTAGACTAGCGCCATTCAGTCGCAGCGATTACGCGCGCCCGTGCAGCACCGCGTTGCGCGCGTGAGCTCGCGGGGAGCGTTCGTTCCCTGTTGTAAGAGAAGCCGTGTCGCCCACCGGTCCATCAGACTGGCAGGGACGACTCGCGCAGGACGGCTCGCGAGACTAAGCCGGACCTCATCCAGTCTTGTGCGCATGCGATGCTCAGCCCGTTTCCAAACCAGGCGTGTCGCCGTCGGCACAACTCGAATCAGCAAACATGACTCTCGATTTCTCCCTCCGGCTGCTCGCCGCCTTTGTGTGTGGCGTGGTCATCGGCTTTGAGCGCCAGATGCGCCAGCGCACTGCCGGTCTGCGGACCATCACGCTTGTGGCTAGTGGCTCCTGCCTCTTCGTTACGCTCGGGGCACTGACCGGAAACGGAACCACGGGACTGACGCAGATTGCCGCTTATGTCGTCTCGGGCGTTGGCTTTCTAGGAGGCGGCGTCATCATGCGTGACAAAGGCTCGATACAAGGAATCAATACGGCCGCCACGCTCTGGTGTTCCGCTGCCGTCGGCGTCCTGTGCGGTTCAGGACATTTTGGGCCAGCGTTAGCCGGCACCGGCGTAGTGCTGCTCACCAACACCGTCCTGCGCGAAGTCAGCCGAGCCATCAACACGGCTCCGGTCTCGGCGGCGGACCTCGTGCGGCAATACACCATTACGGTGGTCTGCCGCGAAGCCGACGAAGTTCATATCCGGGCGGCCCTGTCGAACTCAATGTCTTCCGCGCCGCTGTCCTTCCAGAGCCTGACGAGCCGGGACTACGAGGATGACCCGCAGCGTATTGAGGTTACGGCGACATTGAAGCTCCATCCGAAAGACCAGCCCAAACTTGAACAGATTGCCAGTCGGCTGAGCATGGAAAAAAGCGTATCGAGCGTCAGCTGGGCAGGACTTGAAGCCGAACCGACGCCGGAGTGAGCATGACTTCGCGACTTCATCGATGGTCATGCTTGGACTCCGTTAAAAACTGGCAACTGAACGAGCACTCAGCGGTCACTTATGTCTGTTCTAGACGTCGGCATCTTTGGAGACTCGCGTAAGGTCTTCGAGTGCGCTGCGGCCGCACCCCCTTTGCTCTCAAGCGATAGGCTTCCACGTGTTCACGTGCAACGGTGTGTGCCGTCCGCATATGCGCTCGCGGGCAGGTTACCGTCGTGATTAGCTTGCGGACTTAAGTAGACGTCGCATTCGACGATGTCTGCCGTCGCAATAATCGCCGCCCCTCACTCACGTCCGCCCGGACATCTGACCGTCGCGCGCAGCATTACTCGCCTGCAGTGACTTTGTGAACGCGCTCCGCGAGCGCCACCGCCTCGCTTGGCGACATGGGCAGCGGCCCACGCGGCGCTACGTTCATGACCCAGTCGGCCAGCCGGCCCACTAGCGAGA from Caballeronia sp. Lep1P3 harbors:
- a CDS encoding IS630 family transposase, whose amino-acid sequence is MYSDTKEWTRIRARVLIKSESVRHVANAEAISRNTVRKMVRLEFPPGYHRKCVNERQPVIDQPITAPWTCVQRVVRSLTERQAARFLRDMFAADGNDRFEEAVGRRLRMWGIETPATDSEARSRQRWQNWMYRVEQGVVYAPEGGDGVRQDKLMTMLLPVRKSQRHKSLTALAHEAGFSARQIATHLAISRGAVSTYLRAYKAGGCESLFAKASRSRIDDSEALQSAVFTLLHEPPSASDINRTTWKMDDLRRVLAERGHHAGKDAIRSIMRRAGYRWKSAKVILTSTDSKYQEKLDHIRSTLANLQPDERFFSIDEFGPFSVTMKPGRALTAPDVQPSVPQWQKSKGCLICTAALELSSNQVTHFYSGAKNTDEMIRMATVLLEKYGDVHKLYLSWDAASWHLSKKLSAFIAELNESAQLRHQPILELAPLPASAQFLNVIESVFSGMARAIIHNSDYASTDAAKAAIDRYFSERNRYFAEHPKRAGKAIWRMERTTSEFSAANNCKDPAYR
- a CDS encoding SET domain-containing protein encodes the protein MNQTVQNSRPRFVTRRSPVHGRGLFANRALAAGELICEYKGARVGWREVLRRCARDTSESDHTFYFDLGYGTVIDGGEGGNNARCGSITDACRIAKPKSWTASVFPRAAGYIAG
- a CDS encoding SET domain-containing protein-lysine N-methyltransferase; translation: MRAELRSRNPGRRVFFRALRDISPGEELTIDYALFVEARHTAEIRERFRCHCAAPGCRGTMLQKQITGRREAVG
- a CDS encoding SWIM zinc finger domain-containing protein; protein product: MPNTSPLHDVLTLEEIQSLVDTKAFARGKAYFHEGAVSRLEERDGVLRANVRGTHRYSVELAVGDDGELTYECDCPVGADGMFCKHAVAVALSWLENTGEEVFHANDVEPAKPRKKRKTYEEQIQEYVATLNEGSLRELLLEAVERDMALRDRLLFAARAAAASDLPSMKTAVRQATRVSRPLDWREAGAYGDGLMSLADMLRQRLGGPQAAQVVDLAELAISGAEKSLEQIDDSGGDVMPGILELAAVHLEACRQTRPDPTKLAERLFHFQTEGVWDTFYDVLPAYVEPLGDTGLRRYRELVERGWDALPPLAPSKEFRSSFDPLRMRLERAMERLAENDGDVDALIVIRSKDLSSPYRFLLVAELCAKHGRHDDGLAWGERGLKESGQNLDQRLLDFCIQEYLRRNEYAKADAFAWQRFEMRPVAEAFAALMDVARTTARLEATRERALNHLWSLVRAEEAPTKAKPSHWQTPSRTELVKVFLAERDSETAWEAFCGGPVAVNMWATMAAVRGKTHPRDAIALYHRLLPIAAESGTRNARYDEAFGIVRTIGKLRAELNEQVVFADELETVRQTYRAKRNFMKLLGALG
- a CDS encoding HU family DNA-binding protein gives rise to the protein MATKTAKAPAKKAATKTVAKKATAPVKKATAGSSSLKPLKDTFTKASLATHVATQAGVEPKQAKAVLAALEDTILGAVHKKGAGEFTLSGLLKIGVQQVPAKKRRFGKDPFTGEDRWFDAKPATVRLKVRPLKKLKDAAA
- a CDS encoding RMD1 family protein, with the protein product MSNLAISSLPQVQARAHLIADRIDLKNFKITDSLATTPLTVTVGGTDGIAVLFRYGVVVLFGVSLGDEQRFLSSLAQLLYNAYRRPQLEEIAIQSGKTNVGVQGGAVWLDALTLEKAQVIADSLSKSLVLSMYEDKTASEFDSIIPLASELARTGKVSADAKTLLSKIGGMLLIEHRMVGRAEIGDKPETLWEHPELGGLYALLEDEYELHERQAALERKLQLISGTAQTLAEIAETKHVHRLEWYVIGLIALEIVIGLADLAHKFFF
- a CDS encoding MgtC/SapB family protein; translation: MTLDFSLRLLAAFVCGVVIGFERQMRQRTAGLRTITLVASGSCLFVTLGALTGNGTTGLTQIAAYVVSGVGFLGGGVIMRDKGSIQGINTAATLWCSAAVGVLCGSGHFGPALAGTGVVLLTNTVLREVSRAINTAPVSAADLVRQYTITVVCREADEVHIRAALSNSMSSAPLSFQSLTSRDYEDDPQRIEVTATLKLHPKDQPKLEQIASRLSMEKSVSSVSWAGLEAEPTPE